The Micromonospora siamensis genome contains the following window.
TGTGGGTGATCAGGACCAGTTCGGCGCCGGCGGCCTGTTCGGCGTCGTCCAGGTCGGCCAGCAGGGTGTCGGCCCGGTTCCACCGGTCGATGCGCTGGTTCGGCTGGGCCGGGTCCAGGTTGTGCGACGGGCCGGGGTGGAAAGCGGCCACGGCGGGGCTGCGTTGCGGCGTGGCGGCGGTGAGCACCACCGTCTCGTCGAGGGCCACGTGGTGCCCGCCCGGGGTGGAGAGCCGGGCCCCGCGGGGCAGGGTGAGCTGGTTGCGTCCCGCCGGCAGCGGCGCGGCCAGCTTGAGTGTGACCGTGCCGCGGGCCTGCTGGTAGGGCCGGGGGATGCCGAGTTCCTCGCCGAGGCGGGTCAGCCCGTCCCCGGTGGCGGAGACGGCGTAGGAGTTGTCGTAGACGGCGGCGGCGACGGCCCAGTGCCGGGCGTCCTCCAGGGCGGCGAGTTCGAGGACCTTGCGCAGCACGGAGCCGGAGCCGAGGTCCACGTCGTCGCCGAGGAGCAGCCGGGCGGTGGCCAGCTTCTCGGCGAGCAGCCGGGCGAAGGACTTCGGCACGAAGCCGGTGTCGACGATGCCGAAGCCCGTCGATCCGGTGCTGCGCAGGGCCGCCGCGTCGACGGCGAGGACGTCGGCCAGCTCGGCCGGGAGGATGGGTTCAGACACCGGGCAGCTCCCCCAGGCGCACCGCGAGCCGGTCGTCGGTGACGGTTTCGAACTGGACCTCCACCCGCAGGGTGCGGGCGGCGCGCAGCGCCGGGTCGCCCTCGGCGCCGAGCCGGCCGTCGTCGAGGTTGACGTCGACGATCCGGCGGACCCGTGGGTCGCGGTGCAGCAGGGTGATCACGGCGACCCGGACCTGTTCCCGGATCAGCACCGGCTCGATGTCCTCGGCGAGGGCGTTGAGCCCGTCGAAGCCGAACTCGGCGTCGAAGACGTTGGAGCCGCGCAGGGTGGTCAGCGCGACGGCGAGCGCCTGGCTGAGGTTGTCCGGGCCGCGTACCAGGTCCAGGACGCGGCCGTTCGGGCCGGCGGAGAAGGAGATGTCGCGGGTGATGTCGATGCCGGGCAGGGTCTCGGCGAAGGCGAGGCCCCAGCCGAGGTAGCGGTTGCGGGCGGTCTCGCGTTCGCGTTCGGTGCGGTCCATGTCAGACCGCCGTCAGCTTGTTCTGCCCGGCGGTGAAGCTCAGCGTGGGCTGGCTGCCGTTGGTGCTGCCGGTGCTGGTGTCCAGGGCCACCCCGGCGCCGTCGACCGTCAGCTTCCCGGCGGCGTTCCCGACGGAGGCGACGGTCTGGCACTGGACGCTGGACGTGTTCGGGTCGGTCGGGGTGGTGCAGCCGGAGACCGTCTTCCCGCTGATCCCGTCGAGGCGCACGACCGGCACGCCGTCGACGGTGAGGCGGGGCCGGCCGGTGGGGGTGACCTTGCCCTGTGCGGGGCAGCTCACGGTGCTCGAGCTGATGAGGACCTTTGCCACGGCTGCTCCTCAGTGGACGTTCATCGAGCCGCTGACGTGGACGTCCACGTTGGCGGCGGTGAGGTTGATGTTCCCGTCGCCGGCGTCCAGGTCGATCCGGCTGCCGGTGATGGTGATCGAGCCGTCCTGCTTGAGGACGATCTTCGAGCCGCCGCCCGCGTGCTCGATGGTGATGCTGTCGGTGTCGGCGGCGCGTTCCGGGCGGTGCCCGCGCCCCTGGAGCTGGGCCCGGCCCACCCGGACGGTCAGCTCGCCCAGCTCGATGACCCGGTTGCCGTCGCCGTCGGTCAGGTCGTGGGCGACCTTGCCGGCGTGGTCGGCGGGGACCGCCGTGTCGGCGACCGAAGAGCGGTCGGCGGAGGCCACCCCGACCGGCAGGGAGAGCCACCAGTCGCCCGGCTGGGAGACCGGCGCGTGCCCGGAGGGCCAGAGGGCGCCCACGTCGACCGGGTCGTCCGGGCGGCCGTTGCGGTAGGCC
Protein-coding sequences here:
- a CDS encoding GPW/gp25 family protein encodes the protein MDRTERERETARNRYLGWGLAFAETLPGIDITRDISFSAGPNGRVLDLVRGPDNLSQALAVALTTLRGSNVFDAEFGFDGLNALAEDIEPVLIREQVRVAVITLLHRDPRVRRIVDVNLDDGRLGAEGDPALRAARTLRVEVQFETVTDDRLAVRLGELPGV